In Candidatus Defluviilinea proxima, a single genomic region encodes these proteins:
- a CDS encoding quinate 5-dehydrogenase produces the protein MKKVLSISVGSSSRDHTTRHTFLGQECELSRRGTNGDFEKAVQQYAEMDGKVDAFGVGGLEFFLRVADKRYYFRDVHRIRKTIKVSKVGDGNGVKGILEKRAFQFLEKHLNEKEGKTLKGMPALQTTAVDRYGMGEAMVDAGLDVTFADLMFALGIPIPIKTLAGVRLMAAILLPVITNLPFKWFYALGSEQDKPPQSKWTEYYERSTVIAGDFIQIRQYMPDDLTGKIVVTNTTTAKNVEELKKRNLHILVTVTPRLEGRSFGTNVMEATLLALLDKPQSEVTNKDFLDLVERIPLEPSIEVLN, from the coding sequence ATGAAAAAAGTATTGTCCATTAGTGTGGGGTCTTCATCGCGCGATCATACAACCAGACATACCTTTCTTGGTCAGGAATGTGAACTTTCGAGGCGGGGCACCAACGGGGATTTTGAGAAAGCTGTTCAACAATATGCTGAGATGGATGGCAAAGTGGATGCTTTTGGTGTAGGCGGGCTGGAATTCTTTTTGCGAGTCGCAGATAAACGGTATTACTTTCGTGATGTTCACCGCATTCGTAAAACGATCAAGGTCAGCAAAGTGGGGGATGGGAATGGTGTAAAAGGTATTCTTGAAAAGCGCGCTTTTCAGTTTCTTGAGAAGCATCTTAATGAAAAGGAAGGCAAAACCCTCAAAGGTATGCCTGCTTTGCAGACTACTGCCGTGGACCGCTACGGTATGGGTGAAGCCATGGTAGATGCAGGTCTTGATGTTACGTTTGCTGATCTCATGTTCGCATTGGGAATCCCTATCCCTATCAAAACACTGGCGGGTGTGCGCCTGATGGCGGCGATCCTTTTACCCGTGATCACGAACCTGCCCTTTAAGTGGTTCTATGCGCTTGGTTCAGAGCAGGATAAACCACCTCAATCAAAATGGACAGAATACTATGAACGTTCTACTGTCATTGCGGGTGACTTTATCCAGATCCGCCAGTACATGCCTGATGACCTGACAGGCAAGATCGTTGTTACGAACACGACTACAGCGAAGAATGTTGAAGAGCTCAAAAAACGAAACCTGCATATCTTGGTCACCGTTACGCCGCGGCTCGAAGGTCGCAGTTTTGGTACGAACGTGATGGAAGCGACATTGCTGGCTTTGTTAGATAAGCCCCAATCCGAAGTAACCAATAAGGATTTTCTGGATTTGGTCGAGCGCATCCCTTTGGAGCCAAGTATTGAAGTGCTGAATTAA
- the pheS gene encoding phenylalanine--tRNA ligase subunit alpha codes for MLEQLNEIEKTALESLAAITDQAALDAWRVANVGRSSPLMQVFSGLGKLSKEEKPAVGAAANRVKVALESALEERAKAIKDAALAKSLEEEQLDVTLPGRNVHLGRLHPSTQQLRRVMAILADMGFQVYTSREVETDEVNFQMLNFPPNHPARDMQDTFFVEAEGRGENPIVLRTHTSPGQIHAMREFAATNPQNPPPIRIALPGMCFRYEQITTRSEIQFNQVEGLVVGENITFADLKGTLIDFAHRMFGQNAHTRFRASYFPFTEPSAEMDVECFVCGGKGCGVCKNSGWLEILGCGMVHPVVLQNGGYDPKCYSGYAWGMGPERQLMLRYKIDDIRYFWGNDLRFLEQF; via the coding sequence ATGTTGGAACAATTGAACGAGATCGAAAAGACTGCATTGGAATCGTTAGCCGCGATCACCGATCAGGCCGCGCTGGATGCCTGGCGCGTGGCGAATGTTGGACGTAGCTCACCGTTGATGCAGGTTTTTTCAGGGCTGGGAAAACTCTCCAAGGAAGAGAAACCAGCTGTCGGCGCGGCGGCGAACCGTGTGAAGGTGGCATTGGAGTCTGCTTTGGAGGAAAGGGCTAAGGCGATCAAAGATGCCGCGTTGGCGAAATCCCTTGAAGAAGAACAATTGGATGTGACGTTGCCCGGACGCAATGTGCATCTGGGACGGTTACATCCATCCACGCAACAATTGCGTCGCGTAATGGCTATTCTCGCGGACATGGGTTTTCAAGTGTATACATCGCGTGAAGTGGAAACGGACGAAGTCAATTTTCAAATGTTGAACTTCCCGCCGAACCATCCTGCGCGTGATATGCAGGATACGTTCTTCGTGGAAGCGGAGGGGCGGGGCGAGAACCCAATCGTGCTTCGGACGCATACATCGCCGGGACAGATCCACGCGATGCGCGAGTTTGCCGCAACGAACCCGCAGAACCCGCCGCCGATTCGCATTGCTCTGCCTGGCATGTGCTTCCGCTATGAGCAGATCACAACGCGTTCAGAAATTCAGTTCAATCAGGTAGAGGGACTTGTGGTGGGCGAGAACATCACCTTCGCTGATTTGAAGGGAACACTGATCGACTTTGCACATCGTATGTTCGGACAGAATGCTCATACGCGTTTCCGTGCTTCGTACTTCCCGTTCACGGAGCCATCCGCTGAAATGGATGTGGAATGTTTTGTCTGTGGTGGCAAGGGATGCGGTGTATGCAAGAACTCGGGCTGGCTCGAAATTCTTGGGTGCGGCATGGTACACCCTGTTGTGTTACAAAACGGCGGATACGACCCGAAGTGTTACTCGGGCTATGCCTGGGGCATGGGTCCTGAACGCCAGTTGATGTTGCGTTATAAGATCGACGACATTCGCTATTTCTGGGGAAACGATCTTCGTTTCCTGGAACAGTTCTAA
- a CDS encoding four helix bundle protein: MSIQGLKKLQVWVRAKDYAVKVYKQVISLLPPEEKWNLNQQLRRSSLRVSANIAEGYGRFYYQDNVRFCYNARGSLEEMLSHLIFCLEVNFIPETLYKELENEGEEIEKMLNGYIAFLKKSKQGENEPGANYKVREDAEPYEIDSSHDSNNPEDTTI; this comes from the coding sequence ATGAGTATACAGGGTTTGAAGAAGTTGCAGGTTTGGGTTAGGGCGAAGGATTATGCAGTTAAGGTTTACAAGCAAGTTATATCTTTGCTCCCGCCCGAAGAAAAATGGAACCTGAATCAACAACTCCGTCGCTCATCTCTCAGGGTCTCTGCCAATATTGCAGAAGGATATGGACGATTCTATTATCAGGATAATGTCCGTTTTTGCTACAACGCTCGAGGCTCCTTGGAAGAAATGCTCAGTCACTTGATCTTTTGCCTTGAAGTGAACTTTATACCCGAGACACTTTACAAAGAATTAGAAAACGAAGGCGAAGAGATCGAGAAAATGCTCAACGGCTATATCGCCTTCCTCAAGAAAAGTAAACAAGGTGAAAACGAGCCTGGTGCAAATTACAAAGTTCGTGAAGATGCCGAGCCTTACGAAATTGACTCTTCACACGACTCCAACAACCCTGAAGACACCACTATCTAA
- a CDS encoding phenylalanine--tRNA ligase subunit beta, producing the protein MKIPLSWLKDYIDLDGLSVEDIARKLTLAGMEVDEIKYAGLPMPTYKDGERHEFKTSGIGWERDKIVVAEIREVNPHPNADKLTLLDLFDGEKDQVVLTGAPNIFHLKGTGKLPKPIKVAYAKEGTTLYDGHADGLVLTTLKRAKIRGVESYSMVASEKELGISEEHEGIIILDDDAPVGMPLVDYMGDAVLDVSILPNMARNANIIGIARELAALTGRSLKKPTIEYKTEGEAIEKLVSIEISNPELNPRFVLGLIRDVEIKQSPYKIQRRLRLAGIRAISNIVDATNYAMLDQGEPLHAFDYDVLKERAGKNNIKISTRSAKDGEKLTTLDGNERTLTSTNVLVCDEKGSLSLAGVMGGSESEVTDKTKNILLEGAAWNFINIRKTAQQHNLPSEASFRFSRGVHPSQSEIGVKRGLQLMAEWSGGKVAPGLVDEYPLQPKDSVVDVTTQDVKRLLGIDLTIEKVSELLTHLEFKCETTKDGLRVTAPSHRLDIGEGVIGLADVLEEVARSYGFDNIPETRMSDSLPPQIGNPIHEWEEHVRDLLVRLGLQEIVSYRMTSPEREGRVVHHDEYVVLANPIAPERSVMRRSLLASALESVEKNVRAESIALFEIGPVFEPVKNELPNEPRKLVLVMTGLREALAWDVKDSPHLDFYDMKGRLELLLSGLRLTDITYSVADAVPYLHPGKAAQIKIGDKVVGVFGELHPLVKDKYEVGDAPVLAAEFDLDVLRSVSPTYGIKPVADVPPVLEDIAVILDEAVPASQVEALIRQTGGKVLTNVKLFDVYRDEKIGAGKKSLAYSLTYQSDKTMTDADAAAIRKKIVKRLEHEVGAKLRS; encoded by the coding sequence ATGAAAATACCTCTCTCATGGCTAAAAGATTACATTGACCTTGACGGTCTCTCCGTCGAAGACATTGCCCGCAAGTTGACTCTCGCTGGTATGGAAGTGGACGAGATCAAATATGCGGGTCTGCCGATGCCAACCTATAAGGACGGCGAACGTCACGAATTCAAGACCAGCGGTATTGGCTGGGAGCGTGACAAGATCGTCGTGGCAGAGATCCGTGAAGTGAATCCGCATCCCAATGCGGACAAGTTGACTTTGCTCGACTTGTTCGATGGTGAAAAGGATCAAGTTGTGCTCACGGGTGCGCCGAACATTTTCCATTTGAAGGGCACGGGCAAACTCCCCAAGCCGATTAAAGTTGCTTATGCCAAAGAAGGGACAACCCTCTATGATGGTCATGCCGATGGACTTGTGCTGACCACGCTCAAGCGCGCCAAGATCCGCGGTGTTGAGTCTTATTCAATGGTGGCATCAGAAAAAGAACTTGGCATTTCGGAAGAACACGAAGGCATCATCATTCTCGATGACGATGCTCCCGTGGGCATGCCGCTTGTGGATTACATGGGCGATGCCGTCCTGGATGTTTCCATTTTGCCGAACATGGCACGCAATGCGAACATCATCGGTATTGCACGTGAACTTGCCGCATTGACTGGGCGCTCGCTCAAGAAGCCGACAATCGAATACAAGACCGAAGGCGAAGCCATCGAAAAACTGGTTTCCATCGAGATCAGCAACCCCGAACTCAATCCGCGCTTTGTTCTTGGCTTGATCCGTGATGTGGAGATCAAACAGAGTCCATACAAGATCCAACGTCGTTTGCGCCTTGCGGGCATCCGTGCCATTAGCAATATCGTAGATGCGACCAACTATGCCATGCTCGATCAGGGCGAGCCGCTTCATGCCTTTGATTACGATGTTCTCAAAGAACGCGCAGGCAAGAACAATATCAAGATCAGTACCCGTTCCGCAAAGGATGGCGAGAAACTCACAACACTGGACGGCAACGAGCGCACGCTCACGTCCACGAATGTGTTGGTCTGTGACGAAAAAGGTTCGCTCTCGCTGGCAGGTGTGATGGGTGGCTCCGAATCCGAAGTCACTGACAAGACCAAAAACATCCTGCTCGAAGGCGCGGCGTGGAACTTCATCAATATCCGTAAGACGGCACAGCAACATAACCTTCCTTCCGAAGCATCCTTCCGTTTCTCGCGTGGTGTGCATCCTTCACAGTCAGAAATCGGCGTCAAGCGCGGACTTCAGCTCATGGCTGAATGGTCAGGTGGCAAGGTTGCGCCTGGACTCGTGGACGAGTATCCGCTTCAACCGAAAGACTCAGTGGTTGATGTCACAACACAAGATGTCAAGCGTCTGCTTGGCATTGACCTCACCATTGAGAAGGTTTCTGAACTTCTCACACACCTTGAATTCAAATGCGAAACCACAAAAGATGGTTTACGTGTCACGGCTCCCTCGCATCGCCTCGATATTGGTGAAGGTGTCATCGGTCTCGCCGACGTGCTTGAAGAAGTCGCCCGCAGTTATGGCTTCGACAACATCCCCGAAACACGCATGTCCGATTCGCTCCCGCCGCAGATCGGCAATCCCATTCACGAGTGGGAGGAGCATGTGCGCGACCTGCTCGTCCGCCTTGGCTTGCAGGAGATCGTCAGCTATCGCATGACCTCGCCCGAGCGTGAAGGTCGCGTTGTGCATCACGATGAATATGTTGTGCTTGCGAATCCCATTGCCCCCGAACGGAGCGTCATGCGTCGCAGCCTGCTTGCCTCCGCGCTTGAGTCGGTTGAAAAGAACGTGCGTGCCGAATCCATTGCGTTGTTCGAGATCGGTCCCGTTTTCGAGCCTGTCAAAAATGAACTCCCCAACGAGCCACGCAAGCTCGTCCTTGTGATGACTGGATTACGAGAAGCGCTGGCATGGGATGTGAAAGACTCTCCTCATCTTGATTTCTACGATATGAAGGGACGCCTCGAACTCCTTTTGAGCGGTCTCCGCCTCACAGACATTACCTACTCTGTAGCTGACGCTGTTCCCTACCTGCACCCAGGCAAAGCCGCACAAATTAAGATCGGTGACAAAGTCGTCGGCGTGTTCGGTGAATTGCATCCGTTAGTGAAAGATAAATACGAAGTCGGTGACGCGCCTGTCCTCGCGGCAGAATTTGACCTCGATGTGTTGCGTTCCGTTTCCCCGACCTACGGAATTAAACCCGTTGCTGATGTGCCCCCCGTCCTCGAGGATATTGCTGTCATTTTGGATGAGGCAGTCCCAGCATCCCAGGTGGAAGCGTTGATCCGCCAAACAGGCGGCAAGGTGCTGACCAATGTCAAGTTGTTCGATGTCTATCGTGATGAAAAGATCGGCGCAGGCAAAAAGTCACTGGCTTATAGCCTGACGTATCAATCCGACAAAACAATGACTGATGCCGATGCCGCCGCGATCCGCAAGAAGATCGTCAAACGGCTGGAGCATGAGGTTGGCGCGAAGTTGCGAAGTTAG
- the ablA gene encoding lysine 2,3-aminomutase: MSTPFVSKRAPIYADVPDEKWNDWRWQLSHRLNTAEEIEKVLPLTDSERKALQTQGLFRVDVTPYFISLIDPNDPDDPTRKQIIPVAEEMNAFTAMMEDSLAEDRHSPVPGLVHRYPDRVLMLVTTQCASYCRYCTRSRIVGDPGQTFNRQEFEMQIDYLKRTPQVRDVLLSGGDPLVLAPKVLEELLTRLREIPHIEIIRIGSRVPVFMPMRITQELCDMLAKFHPLWLNIHVNHSNEISLELEQACDRLTRAGIPLGNQSVLLAGVNDNVHIQRKLVQDLVRIRVRPYYLYQCDLVEGAGHFRTPVAKGIEIMEGLRGHTSGYAVPQYIVDAPGGGGKIPVMPNYLLSMSDHKVILRNYEGYVTTYEEPTDYLPSKAAKFKGEKRLEPGQTGVHGLLEGEQMFIKPEGFDETHDRHGIQHRLKDEKKWMPLGIGDGSSKSNEK, from the coding sequence ATGTCCACACCTTTTGTTTCAAAACGTGCACCTATTTACGCCGATGTCCCTGATGAGAAGTGGAATGATTGGCGTTGGCAATTGAGCCATCGTTTGAACACAGCAGAAGAGATCGAGAAGGTTCTGCCGCTGACAGACTCGGAACGCAAGGCATTACAAACACAGGGACTGTTTCGCGTGGATGTAACGCCCTACTTTATTTCATTGATCGACCCAAATGACCCTGATGACCCGACACGCAAACAAATCATCCCGGTTGCGGAGGAGATGAATGCTTTCACCGCCATGATGGAAGACTCACTTGCGGAAGACCGCCACTCTCCCGTGCCCGGGCTGGTCCATCGGTATCCTGACAGGGTTCTCATGCTGGTAACGACTCAGTGTGCGTCATACTGCCGCTACTGCACACGCTCGCGCATCGTCGGTGACCCCGGCCAAACATTCAACCGCCAGGAATTCGAGATGCAGATCGATTACCTCAAACGGACACCGCAAGTGCGCGATGTGTTGCTCTCTGGTGGAGACCCGCTCGTACTGGCGCCAAAAGTTCTTGAGGAATTGCTCACCCGCTTACGTGAGATCCCACATATTGAGATCATCCGCATCGGTTCGCGTGTACCGGTCTTTATGCCAATGCGCATCACACAGGAATTGTGTGATATGCTCGCCAAGTTCCATCCGTTGTGGCTCAATATTCATGTGAACCACTCGAATGAAATTTCGCTGGAACTGGAACAAGCCTGCGACCGTCTTACACGAGCAGGCATTCCGCTCGGCAATCAGTCCGTTCTACTAGCGGGCGTGAACGACAATGTTCACATTCAACGCAAACTTGTGCAGGACCTGGTACGCATTCGAGTGCGCCCGTATTACCTGTATCAATGCGACCTGGTGGAAGGCGCGGGACACTTCCGCACACCGGTCGCAAAAGGCATTGAGATCATGGAAGGCTTGCGCGGACACACTTCCGGCTATGCTGTTCCACAATACATTGTGGATGCACCGGGCGGTGGCGGCAAGATCCCAGTGATGCCGAACTACTTGTTGAGCATGTCTGATCACAAGGTTATCCTTCGGAATTATGAAGGTTACGTAACGACCTACGAGGAACCAACAGACTACCTGCCCAGCAAAGCCGCAAAATTCAAAGGTGAAAAGAGACTGGAGCCCGGCCAAACCGGCGTCCACGGGTTGCTTGAAGGTGAGCAAATGTTCATCAAACCCGAGGGCTTCGATGAGACCCACGACCGTCATGGCATTCAGCACCGCCTCAAGGACGAGAAGAAATGGATGCCGCTCGGTATCGGTGACGGCTCTTCAAAATCAAACGAGAAGTAA
- the speB gene encoding agmatinase gives MTDPASTHRLWADLHHPNLSSADADFSILGIPYDGAASARKGAALGPERIRFWSTHLTPFSEDRTPLGDIRVADLGDIPVADQITDFKLIRKKIAGLPNTPIVLGGDHSISIPVLQAQREKYADQKLGLLWVDAHPDLCDVFTGSKLSHACVLRRALEAGYEPGEVCLVGLRSWEDQEIDLIENGGLNVYTAADVAERNMKRIATSIRSKLSDCDAVHISLDIDCLDPAFAPGTGIPDAGGLSTRDVIILLKELQGLPLVGLDLVEVAPPLDPSEATVFAALKIIMEFMAIFAREKQK, from the coding sequence ATGACAGACCCCGCTTCAACTCATCGACTTTGGGCTGATCTGCACCACCCAAACCTTTCTTCCGCTGATGCTGATTTTTCCATCCTTGGCATTCCCTATGATGGCGCGGCATCTGCGCGGAAAGGAGCCGCCCTCGGCCCCGAACGGATCCGCTTTTGGTCCACACATTTGACTCCCTTTAGCGAAGATCGCACGCCTCTTGGTGATATCCGCGTGGCCGACCTCGGCGATATTCCTGTCGCAGATCAAATAACGGACTTCAAACTAATACGTAAAAAAATAGCAGGGCTGCCTAATACCCCCATCGTTCTTGGTGGTGATCATTCCATCAGCATTCCGGTCTTACAAGCTCAGCGCGAAAAATATGCCGACCAGAAACTCGGTTTATTATGGGTGGATGCACACCCTGATCTGTGCGATGTGTTCACAGGCTCGAAGTTATCTCACGCCTGTGTGTTGCGGCGTGCGCTTGAGGCCGGTTATGAACCGGGAGAAGTGTGTCTTGTCGGTTTACGTTCATGGGAAGATCAGGAAATTGACCTGATCGAGAATGGCGGTCTGAACGTTTACACTGCGGCCGATGTGGCAGAACGAAACATGAAACGGATAGCGACCAGTATTCGCAGTAAGTTGAGCGATTGCGATGCCGTCCATATTTCACTGGATATAGATTGCCTAGACCCAGCCTTTGCCCCTGGTACCGGCATCCCTGACGCCGGCGGCCTAAGCACACGAGATGTGATCATTCTCCTCAAAGAGTTGCAGGGACTTCCACTTGTGGGTCTTGATCTGGTCGAAGTCGCGCCTCCGCTTGACCCAAGCGAAGCGACGGTCTTTGCGGCATTGAAGATCATTATGGAATTTATGGCGATCTTTGCCAGAGAGAAACAGAAATAA
- a CDS encoding N-acetyltransferase: MEKIQIVHNPGEKCFETVIDGKLSKLDYIQDGKNFVITHVGVHPDLRGGGVAGKIVQAGLEYARENSLRVVPMCSYAAAYIRKHPEYAELTKQTTGE, translated from the coding sequence ATGGAAAAAATTCAAATAGTCCACAACCCGGGCGAAAAGTGTTTTGAGACCGTGATCGATGGCAAACTTTCCAAGCTGGATTACATTCAGGATGGGAAGAATTTTGTAATTACACATGTAGGCGTTCACCCCGATTTGAGGGGCGGTGGTGTTGCTGGAAAGATCGTTCAAGCCGGGCTTGAATATGCCAGAGAGAATTCCTTGCGTGTGGTCCCAATGTGTTCCTATGCGGCGGCTTATATTCGCAAACATCCAGAATATGCCGAGTTGACCAAGCAAACAACGGGCGAATGA
- a CDS encoding GNAT family N-acetyltransferase codes for MSEITFRTAKREDLSTIVRMLAEDDLGSQREQYDEPLPEAYYKAFEQIENDSNHELIVAELDGEVVGTLHLIFIPSISFQGGLRAQVESVRVGRVFRNRGIGREMLKWAIERAQRRDAHLIQLTTHRSRKDAHRFYEKLGFEGSHLGMKLMLK; via the coding sequence ATGAGCGAAATCACTTTTCGTACTGCAAAACGCGAAGATTTATCAACTATTGTGCGCATGCTTGCGGAAGATGATTTGGGGAGTCAACGTGAACAGTATGATGAGCCATTGCCCGAAGCGTATTACAAAGCATTTGAACAAATCGAAAACGACTCGAATCATGAGTTGATCGTGGCTGAATTGGATGGAGAGGTTGTGGGGACTCTCCATCTTATTTTTATTCCATCAATTAGCTTTCAGGGTGGATTACGTGCGCAGGTTGAGTCTGTGCGCGTAGGCAGGGTGTTTCGTAATCGGGGAATTGGAAGGGAAATGCTGAAGTGGGCAATTGAGCGAGCTCAAAGACGAGATGCACACCTTATCCAGCTGACAACTCATAGGTCCAGAAAAGACGCGCACCGCTTTTACGAAAAACTCGGTTTCGAAGGGTCCCATTTGGGAATGAAGTTGATGTTGAAATAA
- a CDS encoding Flp family type IVb pilin, with protein MFLSLSSSNLKKGQGLVEYAIILAMVGIVVIAVMRVMGPKIGNVFSSINNSLSVSIGGGSNSGNFVHIANEGETFTVPAGQHEVQYGSNGVYYTQFITGPTTVQCSASTFGNPNSGGVNSCSMR; from the coding sequence ATGTTTTTATCCCTTTCATCTTCCAATTTAAAGAAAGGGCAGGGGTTAGTGGAATATGCCATCATCCTTGCCATGGTTGGTATTGTAGTGATTGCGGTCATGCGTGTAATGGGGCCTAAGATCGGCAATGTTTTTAGCTCGATCAATAACTCCCTGAGTGTTAGCATTGGCGGTGGGTCAAACTCAGGGAATTTTGTGCATATTGCAAATGAAGGCGAAACCTTTACTGTGCCCGCTGGACAGCACGAGGTTCAATATGGTTCAAACGGCGTTTATTACACTCAGTTTATTACAGGTCCAACTACTGTCCAGTGTAGTGCTTCTACATTTGGGAACCCAAACTCTGGGGGAGTAAATAGTTGTTCTATGAGGTAA
- the miaB gene encoding tRNA (N6-isopentenyl adenosine(37)-C2)-methylthiotransferase MiaB, protein MKYHIWTEGCQMNVADSQRVGSSLEHLGYTFTETIEEADVIVLNTCVVRQSAEDKAIGRVSSLAPLKKKNPNLVINLMGCMVGVRGAEKLRERLPYVDVFSPPSDPGPLISHLTQGEIQSMEDAETTRRFLTMDEELILPVAERGKLISAHVPIVYGCSHACTFCIIPYKRGIERSRPVGDIVSEVRSLAKQGVKEITLLGQIVDRYGKDIPDGPNLAALLRIIHDVEGIERIRFLTSHPNYFDDELIQAIAELPRVMPHIELPIQAGDDEVLANMKRGYTQQAYRDLVGKIRERIPNCSIATDIIVGFPGETEEQFMETYRVLSDLRLDVAHLARYSVREGTVATRRMDDNVPEEEKMRRLHMLDDLQEQVVGEINKKYLGETVEVLFEEKVKGRWRGRTPTNKLVFVESNDDLRGKLLPVTVTWTGPWSMQANLQKQPELISL, encoded by the coding sequence ATGAAATACCACATCTGGACCGAAGGATGCCAAATGAACGTCGCCGACTCGCAACGGGTCGGTTCTTCGTTGGAGCATCTTGGCTATACTTTTACCGAAACCATCGAAGAAGCAGACGTTATTGTTTTAAATACATGTGTCGTACGCCAATCTGCTGAAGACAAGGCGATAGGGCGTGTTTCCTCGCTTGCGCCCCTGAAGAAGAAAAACCCAAACCTTGTTATCAATTTGATGGGGTGTATGGTCGGTGTGCGTGGTGCAGAAAAACTCCGTGAGCGACTCCCGTATGTGGATGTCTTCTCACCGCCATCGGACCCAGGCCCGTTGATCTCGCACCTTACACAGGGCGAGATTCAATCCATGGAAGATGCTGAAACTACACGTCGTTTCCTCACAATGGACGAGGAACTGATCCTGCCCGTTGCCGAACGAGGCAAGCTCATCAGTGCCCATGTGCCTATTGTTTATGGTTGTTCACATGCTTGTACGTTCTGCATCATCCCTTATAAGCGTGGAATTGAACGTTCACGTCCCGTTGGCGATATCGTGAGCGAAGTCCGTTCGTTGGCAAAACAAGGCGTCAAGGAAATCACCCTCCTTGGCCAGATCGTTGACCGTTACGGCAAGGATATCCCCGATGGTCCCAACTTGGCGGCTCTTCTTCGCATCATCCACGATGTAGAAGGTATTGAACGCATCCGCTTCCTCACTTCTCATCCCAATTATTTTGATGATGAACTGATACAGGCTATCGCTGAACTTCCGCGCGTGATGCCGCATATTGAACTTCCCATTCAAGCGGGTGATGATGAAGTACTCGCTAACATGAAACGTGGATATACCCAACAGGCCTATCGTGATCTTGTTGGAAAGATCCGTGAACGGATTCCTAACTGCTCCATCGCGACGGATATCATTGTTGGATTCCCCGGCGAGACCGAAGAGCAATTTATGGAAACGTACCGCGTCCTCTCTGACCTTCGGCTTGATGTGGCCCATTTAGCCCGATACTCCGTTCGAGAGGGGACCGTTGCCACCCGCCGCATGGACGATAATGTTCCCGAAGAAGAAAAGATGCGCCGTTTACACATGCTGGACGATCTGCAAGAACAAGTTGTCGGTGAGATCAACAAGAAATATCTTGGCGAAACTGTGGAAGTATTGTTTGAAGAAAAAGTTAAGGGCCGTTGGCGTGGACGTACTCCTACCAATAAACTTGTTTTCGTTGAATCGAACGATGATTTGCGCGGCAAACTCCTACCTGTTACCGTCACGTGGACAGGGCCATGGTCTATGCAGGCGAACCTGCAGAAACAACCTGAATTGATTTCATTATGA
- a CDS encoding NUDIX domain-containing protein, producing the protein MKKHKVRPLAICVFRHNDRILVNEGYDPLKDQTFYRPLGGGIEFGETAEETVRRELMEEINVEVGEVRYLGTLENIFTFNGTPGHEIVMIYDGVLKNSGLYEQAEVEGKEANGEVIRAVWMELDQFRMGKSILYPNGLLELLM; encoded by the coding sequence ATGAAAAAACATAAAGTCCGCCCATTGGCTATTTGTGTGTTTCGTCATAACGACCGTATTCTTGTCAATGAAGGATATGATCCGCTCAAAGATCAGACATTCTACCGTCCGCTTGGAGGTGGAATTGAGTTTGGCGAAACAGCTGAAGAGACTGTTCGACGCGAGTTGATGGAGGAGATCAATGTGGAGGTGGGGGAGGTGCGTTATCTCGGCACGCTCGAAAACATCTTCACCTTCAATGGGACTCCCGGTCATGAGATCGTGATGATCTATGATGGGGTGTTGAAAAACTCCGGGTTGTATGAGCAGGCCGAAGTCGAAGGAAAAGAGGCGAACGGAGAAGTCATCCGTGCGGTGTGGATGGAATTGGATCAGTTTAGGATGGGGAAGTCCATTTTATATCCAAATGGTTTGCTTGAGTTACTGATGTAA